A segment of the Serratia fonticola genome:
GATACAGGCGAACCAGCTGATTCGCTGACAGTGAACTGTTATCGATTTGATTCAGTGCATCGCGTGCTGCGCCATAATTTTTGTTGGCGACCTGCAGTTCCGCACTCAGCAACTCGCGTTCCTGCTGCTGCGTAGCAGACAGATTTTGTGGCAGGGTACTGAGCTGCTGAGCAGCCTCCGGCAGCTTGCCTTCGCGAGTTAATGCGCGAATAGCAAGTAATTGCCAGTCAGCCTTGTTATTATCGCTACTTTGCTGCAACTGCTGCAGGTAGTAATCGGCGTTGGCGCTGGCTTCGTCCTGAATATTTGAGGGCGGAGTCTGCGGAGCCTGACTTGGACAGCCAGCTAACAGCAGAGCTACCAGTATAGCAGGTACTAAACGCCCTACTTTGGGACGAACGAACGTTGAGGAAAGCATACTGTATCCAGTGATGTTTTTTTCAAGATGCTCAATATTAAATCGGCAATCCGGATGAAACAATGAATCAACACCAACAATCAGTTATTTCTGCATCAACGCTGTACGTGGTGCCCACCCCCATTGGCAACCTGGGGGATATGACTCATCGGGCATTAGAGGTACTGAAAAGCGTCGATCTGATTGCGGCGGAAGATACGCGCCATACCGGGTTGCTGCTGCAACACTTTGCTATTAGCGCGCGGTTGTTTGCGCTGCACGACCATAATGAACAGCAGAAGGCGGACCAACTGCTGGCCAAACTGCTGGAAGGCCAGAGCATAGCACTGGTTTCCGATGCTGGCACGCCACTGATCAACGATCCGGGCTACCATCTGGTGCGCCGCTGCCGTGAAGCAGGAGTCCGCGTGGTTCCCCTGCCGGGGGCTTGCGCAGCCACCACGGCGCTTTGTGCTGCTGGTGTGGCTTCCGATCGTTTCTGCTATGAAGGATTCCTGCCAGCAAAAACCAAAGGCCGTAAGGATACCCTGCTGGCGCTGGCAGAGGAACCGCGTACGCTGATTTTCTATGAATCGACTCACCGTTTGCTGGAAAGTTTGCAAGACATGGTGACCGTGTGGGGGTCACAACGTTATGTGGTGCTGGCGCGTGAACTGACCAAAACCTGGGAATCTATCCACGGCGCGCCAGTGGGCGAATTGCTGGCCTGGGTGCAGGAAGATGAAATGCGCCGCCGTGGGGAAATGGTGCTGATTGTCGAAGGTCATAAGGCACAAGAAGACGATTTGCCGCCCGAAGCGCTGCGCACGCTGGCATTGCTGCAAAAAGAGCTGCCGTTGAAAAAGGCGGCGGCGTTAACTGCAGAGATCCACGGCGTGAAGAAAAATGCGCTGTATAAACATGCGCTGGAGCAACAGGAAGAGTAAAGCGGTTGACCTGTCGCGGTCACAACGCTACTATCCGCGCCGGAGTTGACCAGACAGTCGCCGCTTCATTGCCGTCCTCTTCGGGGAGACAGATGGAGGGGAGGAAAGTCCGGGCTCCATAGGGCAGGGTGCCAGGTAACGCCTGGGAGGCGCAAGCCTACGACTAGTGCAACAGAGAGCAAACCGCCGATGGCCCGCGTAAGCGGGATCAGGTAAGGGTGAAAGGGTGCGGTAAGAGCGCACCGCGCGGCTGGCAACAGTCCGTGGCACGGTAAACTCCACCCGGAGCAAGGCCAAATAGGGGTTCACATGGTACGGCCCGTACTGAACCCGGGTAGGCTGCTTGAGCCAGTGAGCGATTGCTGGCCTAGAGGAATGACTGTCCACGACAGAACCCGGCTTACCGGTCAACTCCCTCTATACTGATAACCCCGCGCGGCGAAAGTCACGCGGGGTTTTTCTTTTCCTATACCGGTAAATCAATCAGCAGCGCACGTAGCGGTGTCTCTGCCTGGAGGGTAAGGCGATTTTCCTCGCGGATAAACGCCCCGTCGCCACAGGTCAGGTGCTGGCTATCGTGATGCTCGCCGGTGACCTCAATGGTACCGTGGATCGATTGCAGATAAGCGCGCGGCCCATTCAGCACCAGAGACTGCCGTTCACCGGGCTGTAAATTCAGATGGTGGATCCAAACTTGTTGCCGCAGTTGCAGGCTACCTTGTGCACCATCAGGTGAGGCCAGCAGCGTATGCGGCTGCGTTGACAGCGTCATGCGCTGCACCCGTTCGTTACTGCGCTCCGGACAGGCATCGAGCCACAGTTGCATCCGCGTCAGCGGCGTATCACTGCTGATATTCTGTTCGCTATAGCTTAGCCCGGGGTGCGTCGCCAAGAGCAGTGCTTCTCCTGCCCCAGCACGGAGGGTGTTACCATCGCTGTCGCGGTATTCGGCTTCGCCCTGCAAAATCAGATTCAGGATATCTACATTCGGGTAGGTACGCGGTTGGAACGACGCGCCGGGTGCTAATACTTCCTGATTGAGAACGCGTAGCGAGGCATAGCCCATCAGCTTGGGATCGAAATAGTGGCCAAAGGAAAACGTATAACGAGCCTGCAGCCAACCAAAGTCGGCCTGCCCGCATTGTTGTGCTGTTCTGCAAGTAATCATGGCATTCGGCTCTCTAAATTCATTGTCCTGATGGTAAGCATCTGGACGCCGGATTGTTAGCCAGTTAATCTGGTCGGCATATTCAAATTTCCTGAAAGAGAGATTCGATGGCCAGAGATCGGGCGTTAACGCTTGAAGCGCTTAGGGTTATGGACGCGATCGACCGCCGTGGCAGCTTTGCTGCGGCCGCCGATGAGCTGGGACGGGTGCCTTCGGCACTCAGTTATACCATGCAGAAGTTGGAAGAAGAGCTGGATGTGGTGCTGTTTGACCGCTCAGGACATCGTACCAAATTCACTAATGTAGGCCGGATGCTGCTGGAACGCGGGCGTGTTTTGCTTGAGGCGGCTGATAAGCTGACGACCGATGCAGAAGCGTTGGCGCGGGGGTGGGAAACTCACCTTACCATCGTGAGTGAAGCGTTGTCACCGGCGTATAAACTGTTCCCGCTGATCGATAAATTGGCACTGAAAGCCAATACCCAGGTTTCAATATTCACTGAAGTGCTGGCCGGCGCCTGGGAGCGGCTGGAGCAAGGGCGGGCCGATATCGTTATTGCACCGGATATGCATTTTCGTGCCTCCTCCGAGATCAACACCCGTAAGCTGTATAAGGTGATGAGCGTGTATGTCGCCGCGCCGGAGCATCCGATCCATCAAGAGCCAGAACCGCTGTCGGAGTTGACCCGGGTGAAATACCGTGGGATTGCGGTAGCGGATACCGCCCGCGAAAGGCCGGTGTTGACGGTGCAATTGCTCGATAAGCAGCAACGCCTGACGGTAAGCACCATTGAAGATAAACGTCGTGCGTTGCTCGCCGGGCTGGGTGTTGCCACCATGCCGTATCAGATGGTGGAAAAAGACATTGAGCAAGGGCGTTTGCGCGTGGTGGGCCCGGAATATAGCCGTGAAGCGGACATCATCATGGCCTGGCGTCGTGATAGCATGGGCGAGGCCAAATCCTGGTTCCTGCGCGAGATCCCGCGCCTGTTTGCTCGTGAGGAGAATCAGTAACTTCTTCGTATTTTTGCATTGGGTGAGGGGGACGTTGCGACTACGGAATAACCGAGAGCACACGGTTTTCTCACCCAGCCTATCAACCAAAACGCACATCGCGCCCGTGGGGTTCATCCAGATCCTGCGCGGGGCCGATCGAGATGATGCCGTGCGGGTTGATGGTGCCGTGGCTGCGGTAATAGTGGTTACGAATGTGTGCCATATTTACCGTCTCGGCAATGCCCGGCATCTGGTAGATATCGCGCAGGAAACCGTACAGGTTTAGATAGTCGCTGATGCGGTGTTTGTCACACTTGAAATGGGTGACATAGACCGGATCAAAGCGGATTAGCGTCGTCCACAGGCGTAAATCGGCTTCCGTCAGCCGGTCGCCCGTCAGGTAGCGGTGCTGACCAAGGATCTGCTCAAGCCGTGCCAACGAGGCAAACACGCCGTTCACGGCCTCATCATAGGCCTCCTGGCTGGTAGCGAAACCGGCCTTGTAGACTCCATTGTTTACCGTGTCATAAATCCATCCGTTAAGCGTATCGATCTTTTCACGCAGTTCTATAGGGTAGTAATCCCCAGCCCGTGCCCCCAAGGCGTCGAAGGCGGAGTTAAACATGCGGATAATATCGGCAGACTCGTTGCTGACGATGGTCTGTTGCTGTTTATCCCACAATACAGGCACCGTAACCCGGCCAGTATAGTGGGGATCGGCGTGGAGATAACGTTGATAGAGAAAATCGGAGTGATAGAGTTGATCGCCCGTTGTACCCGGGAAATCCTGGTCGAAGGTCCAGCCGTTTTCCAACATTAACGGGTGCACCACCGAAACCGGGATAATCTGCTCCAGCCCCTTCAGCTTGCGCATCAGCAGGGTGCGATGTGCCCAAGGGCAGGCGAGGGAGACATACAGATGATAGCGGTCTTTCTCGGCTTTAAAGCCCCCTTTGCCGTGTTCCCCTGCTTCACCGTCCACCGTGACCCAATTACGGAACTGAGAGGTGGAGCGTTTGAAACGGCCTCCGGTGGATTTGGTGTCATACCAGGTGTCTTGCCAAACGCCGTCGACGAGTTGCCCCATGGGAATCTCCTTCTGGTCTGAATGAAAAAGCCGACAGGCCCGACAATAAGCCGAGCCAGTGCAGGGTGTTATAAACTTACCACTTTTTGTTCAGCAGACGGTCGATGCTGAAGCCGCCTGGTCCGGCAATGGCCAGTACGATAAAGCCACCGGCAATGGTCAGGTTCTTCATGAACATCAGCTGATTTACGCCTTCAGCAAAGTTAGTGTGGAACAACAATGCGGTCAGGATGGTGAAACCGGCAGTGAACAGTGCCACGGTACGGGTCAGGAAGCCGAACAGAATCGCCAGGCCACCGCCGAACTCCAGCAGGATGGTCAGTGGCAGCAAGAAGCCAGGTACGCCCATTGACTGCATGTATTGTTGGGTTCCGGCATAAGCATCACCCATTTTGCCGTAACCTGCGACGATAAACAGGATTGGCATCAGAATACGAGCAACCAGCAAACCAGCATCTTCTAATTTTTTCATCATTCACTCCAAAAAGTATTTTTGCCTGCCAATCTTGGCATCTGTTCTGTCATGGTGGCTGTTGCCGCCATGTCTTGTTGATGGAGTGAATGTTAGACGGGAATGATTTAGGTTGTTAGCAAGTAAAACTGTCGTATTTTTTCAAAAAATCTGAATCTTTAGCGTGCTAATAAAGTGCCAAGAATCAGGTTATTGCTGGAAAAACAAGCATGGTGGAACAGAAACCGTGCAAATATAGGGGAATAACAACGGGATAATTGAACGAGCTGCGCGAGAATTATTTCGGAGAAAAGGTTTTCCGAAACAAGCGGATAGTTCCCCACAGGCTAAGCGCCCGTCGTGACCAGCGGATCAGCTTGCTGGGATGGCGGATACCGTAAAGGGCAACCAGACTGGAACCGACAGCCAGATATTTACGCAGGCCAAACACGGTTTGCCAACCACGATCCAGAGGTTCGGTCTTTTCCAGCCACAAAGCTTTGCTGGCGGCCAGATCCAGACGCTGCTGCTGGATCTGCCGGATCAGTTGTTCTTTTTTCCATTCACGGTACTGGCGGTGATTCATTGCTTCCCTCCAGTTCAGAACGGTCGAGTTCCAATTGTTTGCGCGTGGCACCCAGCAGCGTTGAACGGCGTGCTTTCGCGAGTGTCCAGATAGCGCCACTGAGCGCCAGGAACAGCAGAACGGCAGTAGTGGTGCCCAAGGCTATCAGGCGGTAGGTGGGATCAATCGCCCAGAATATCAGTATCAACAGGCTCATCAGGCCAAACGCCGTGAACAGCAAGGTAAGCCCCGCCATCATCAGCAACTGGACGATGTTGGCTTTTTCCTCTTCAAGCTCAATAACGGCCAGGCGAACCCGTGTTTCCACCATACTGACCAGTATGGTGATGATGCGTTGGGCGATATCCAGGGCCCCTTTTGCAGGGCCCTGGGCGCGTGCTTGCGGAAGCTCAGCCATGATTAGCGGCGCGCAAGCAGAACACCCAACACGACGCCAACCGCCGCACCGATGCCGATGCCCGTCCACGGGTTGTCACGGACGTACTCATCGGCCTGACCAGCAATCTGCTTGGTTTGATGAGCCAGTTTATCGCCTGCATCACTCAGACGGGCACGGGTATCTTTCAGGGCACCTTCTGCTTTGGTACGCAGTTTGTCCAGTTCAGCTTTAGATTTATCGGTGGAAGAGTTCAGCACTTCTTCCAAGGTATCGGCCAGGGACTTCAGTTCAGCGCGTAAATTTTCTGCATTTGAATCTTGTGCCATTTCGATAACTCCTTAACATTTACTTCGACAGACTTTCAACATAGCGGATTTATTCGAGAGAGCAAAGGGCTTATGCCCGGTATTTATCACTAACCAAGGTCATTATCGGCAGTAAAAATCCCGCCTGGCGGGGCTCTCATCGATAAATCCGCTGTTGTAAAAAAATTATTCCGCTTGAGCGGCTTTCAGCTCAGCCTGAGCTTCAGCCAGCTTTTTCTGCTTCTTGGCGATTTTATCCGCTTTACCCGTCTGCTGGGCTTCCTTCAGCTCTTGTTCCCGCTCAGCCACTTTGCTTTGTTTTTCTGCGATCTTCTTCTGGCGATCGGCAGCTAAACCCGCTTCTGTGCAGTGGGCTTGCACTTCACTCAGCGCTTTTTCCAAGCCAGCCACGCGATGGGTATTGCCATGCTGAGTGGCGTAATCGATCTGGGTCTGGATATCTTGTGCTTTCGTCGCACAGGTTTCTACGGCCGCCTGTGAGAAGGCAGAGAGCGCGAAGAGAGGGAGTGCCAATAACAGAGAATGGCGTAATTTCATGGTTTCAATTCCTTATTGCGGGGAGATAACGATTATGCTCCCGGTTTCCTACTGCCCGAAGGGCAGTGCGACAGGTAGCTTACGCGGCTGACCCGTGCTGGTATTCAGCTTAGTCATAAATGGAGAGGAATCCCAAGGATTCAACAATGAACAGTGGCTAATTGATGAATAATTGGCCAGTTGAGGCGGGGGAGCGCCTTTCTGTTAAGAAAAGGCTACCCCAAATTCAGTGGGGCGCGTGCAAATTGCCGTACCCAATGGCTGGGGGCAGGAGACTCACTCAGCGCGATGATATAGCCCTGAGGCAAGAGATTTTGCAGGGCTTCACGTGCCAACAGCTGTTGTTCTGGAGAATCCAGGCGGATCACCAGGCCGTCGGCTTCCGGAGTAATACTCTTGATGTGAATACCGCGTTCATCCAGGCGCTGGTAGACATAAAAACCATCCGGCAACGAAAGCCCTTGCTGGGCTACGTGAATACGCAGCTCGCTCTCCGTACGAGCGACATAGGGCACCAGCACGGCGGCCATTGCCAACAGTGCCAGTGTGAATATCATCGCGAAGTGCCAGCGTGGGCGTTGGGATGTCACGCCCCTTTCCCCTGACCGCCGGAACGCTTTTTGCGCCACAGCACCACCAGAGAACCGACCAGTCCAACAACCAGCAAAACCAGCGGCAGCATCATCAAGCCGAACATCAACTGGTCTTCATATTTGCGAAACATCGGGGTTTTCCCCAAGGCAAAACCGACCGAGACCAGAATCAATACCCACAACAGCCCACTCATCCAGTTGAAGAATTGGAAACGGGCATTATTCAGACCAGACAAACCGGCAATGGTGGGCAACAGCGTACGGACGAAAGCCAGAAAGCGCCCGACCAACAGGGCTGAAAGACCATGGCGATGGAACAGATTATGGGCGCGCTGATGATAATGTGCAGGTAGGTGGGACAGCCAGCTTTGCACCGTTCGCGTATTGCCTAACCATCGGCCTTGTATATAGCTGACCCAGCAGCCCAGACTGGCTGCCGTCGTCAGGATCAGTATGGTGACAGGGAAATTCATGGTGCCTTTGGCGACCAGCACACCGACCAGGATCAACAGGCTGTCACCCGGCAGAAAGGCGGCAGGCAGCAGGCCGTTTTCCAGAAATAAAATCATAAACAGCAAGACATACAGCGTCCAGACCAGCGAAGGGTTAGCCAGCGTTTCGAAGTCTTGCTGCCATAAGGCATCCAACAGTTGCTTAATGATATCCATCCGGTGTTCCTAAAAACGTCATTGTTTGTTTTCATTCAGCGCCAAAGCGGCGGTAAGCAGAAAGCTCGGAGAGCCCAGGCAGCTGAAGATGATAAAAACGGTGTAGATTGATTCGTTAATTCTAATGGGGCGACACCGGTCATGAGTGATACGTCAGCGAGCCTCGGTAAAGTATGTTGCTGTCTTTCCACCCTCCCACTCGGCTTTGTTGCGGTGAGGATTGCAGCACCCAGTTGACCTGTTGAAGCCGATTGGGGGCCAGGGCTGCTGATAACCATTGAGGCCGCAGGCGGTAACCCAGATCCGTCGCTAAAGTATAGGTCGGAACCAACTGGGAAGGTGCGAGCAACGAGCTGGGGCAGGTGTGTATCCGCGGCAAGAGGTGTGGCCGTTTGCCAGCGGGTTTGCGTTGGAGCTCATTGGCGGGGCGGTAAACACGATCGTAAGAGGAGATTTCGGGCTCATCGGGAGATAAATGAGCGCTTAACGCGTTGGGGATCGCAGCCGTTTGTACTGCATAGCGCTGTTGGCCGGAGACCGAAGCGGTCCAGCAAAAAAGAGCAATAAGCATGGCAAACAACCAGCGCATGTATTCGCGTTCCGCCCCCGAAGCCAGTAGGTAAAAAAGTGGTCTAACTTTACCAAAATAGCATGATGGGCAACAGGGAAATCTGCGCCACCCGCGGTGAAATCTTACGCAATAGGTGGCTGCATTGGGAACGATTCAGCTGTTTTTACAATACCTGACATTTGACGACGTTTTTTGACGGCAAAACGCTATTTAATGCTGCTAGCCACGTTGTCCAGATGGATCACCGGGTTCTCTGCAAACAGATAGCGATCGGCGTTGTATTCGAAGTCGTCGGTGGTGGCGTTGAACAGCATCTGCTTGGTGTTTTCCAGATGCTGCCACATAGCCAGTTTGGCCCCGTGAGGATCCTTGCGCATCAGCGCCTTGAGGATCTCATCATGATCGTCACACCAGCTGGCGATGGAACGCTCGTCAATGTGTTCGTGCAGTTTGATCCAGTAAGGATTATTGACGCGCTGAACCCACATTTTCTCCACGATCGTCGCCATGGCGGTGTTCTGGGTTGCCAGCGCCACCTGAACATGGAATTTGAGATCCCATTGTGAATCACGGAAACGGTCTTCTTTGCGAGCCTGCTCCTGGATCTCCATCAGGTGGACAATATCCTGCTTGGTCACCTGCGTCGCGGCGAATTCCGCGATATTGCTTTCGATCAGCTGACGCGCCTGCAGCAGTTCAAAAGGCCCGGCAGTGGCGAATTCAATGCTGTCGCCCGGTATCACCAGATTTTTCTGCTGGTTGGAGATGACATGGATCCCAGAGCCTTTGCGCACCTCTACGTAGCCTTCAACCTCCAGCATGATAATCGCCTCACGCACCACGGTGCGGCTGACGTTCATCTCTTCTGCGATATAACGCTCGGCTGGCAGCTTATCCCCAACGGGATAAACTCCCCCCTCAATGCGCCGTTTCAGTTCGGCAGCCAATTGCTGATAAAGGCGTCTGGTTTCGGTGAATTCCATCGTGAATACTCTGTGGTCGGTGGACGTAATGCCATCCGACCTGTTATACCACTTATCGGCCGCAGCTGCCAGTCAGTCAGGCAGAGAAAGCCCGGCACAAAGGCCGGGCGACAGGGGATCAACTGCTGGCTTGCGCCGTGCGTAATCGTTCCTGTTCCAGCTCTGCCACCGGGCGGTTTTGCAATACGGTCCAGATCACGATTGCGGCCAGGATATCGAACACCGACAAGGCGGCAAACAGCGGGCTGAACCCCATGGTGTCGGCCAATGCGCCAACTACCAGGGCGAACATGGTACTTGCCGTCCAGGCAGCCATACCGGTCAAACCATTGGCGGTTGCCACTTCGTTACGACCAAATACGTCTGAAGACAGCGTAATCAAGGCGCCGGACAGCGCCTGATGGGCGAACCCACCGACACACAGCAGAGCAATGGCAACATAAGGGCTGGTGAACAGGCCGATCATGCCTGGACCAATCATCAATACTGCGCCCAGGGTCACCACCAGCTTACGCGAAACAATCAGGCTGACGTTAAAGTGTTTCTGGAAGAAGGGGGGCAGATAGCCACCCAGGATGCAGCCAAGATCGGCAAACAACATGGGCATCCAGGCGAACATGGCAATTTCTTTCAGGTTAAAACCATACGCCTTGAACATGAACAGTGGGATCCAGGCGTTGAACGTGCCCCAGGCAGGCTCCGCCAGGAAACGTGGTAGCGCGATACCCCAGAACTGGCGGTTACGCAGAATTTGCCAGGCAGACATCTTTTTGCCATTGCTCGTCTGGTGCTGCGCCTCTTGGCCATCAAGAATGTAACTGCGCTCCTCTGTACTGAGTTTCTTCTGGTCTTTCGGGTGTTTATAAAAGATCAGCCAGCAGATGGCCCAGATCAGGCTCAGAACGCCGGTGATGATAAACGCCATTTCCCAGCTGTGCGCCACGATAGCCCACACGACCAGAGGCGGAGCGAGCATGGCACCAATAGAGGAGCCGACGTTAAAGTAACCCACGGCAATCGAACGCTCTTTCGCCGGGAACCATTCGCTGCTGGCCTTCAAGCCCGCAGGGATCATCGCGGCTTCGGCCATACCGACTGCCCCACGTGCCATGGCCAGACCGGCCCAGCTATTAGCCAGTGCGGTTCCCATACAGAATACAGCCCACAGGATGGCGAACATGGCATAGCCGATTTTGGTGCCGAGCACGTCGAGGACATAGCCTGCGACAGGTTGCATCAGGGTATAACAGGCTGAATAGGCGGCAACAATATAAGAATATTGCTGTGTGGTAATGCCCAGCGAGCCTTCCAGCGTAGGTGCTGCGACAGACATCGCATTGCGGGTGAGATAACCCAGTATGGTGCCCACGGTCACCAGGCCGATCATATACCAGCGTAACCCTTTAATTTTACGCATCTCAACGCTCTCCCAGTCTTGAATTTCTGCCACTGATGGGCCCGTGGCGGTCATGGTGGTGATTCCCTTTCATCATGCAGCCGGTATTCCGCTTACCGGCGCCGCCCCGTCCGTTGCCATAGTGCGCTGCTGAAACCAGTTAGGGTGGCGAGACAATAACTTGTCATACAGATTTAAAAGTTGAGTGACATCACAAAAGACATTATTTTTTTAGGTGATAATGCCACGCATTATAGGTCACGACTTTGATGATGCTTCGGCCATAAATTGTGCTTTAACGCCGGGTAAAGGCATAAGCAAAGGTAAAATAGGGCTGGACACTGCATTAAATTGGTGTGATAACTTTTTCGAGTTAACAGCACGGCTAGCCAGGAAATAAGGTGAGGAACCCGATATGGCCACGTTTTTGAGCGATGATTTTTTGTTGGACAGTGAATTCGCCCGCCGCCTTTATCACGATTACGCGGCGGATCAGCCTATTTTCGACTATCACTGCCATCTGCCGCCGCAGCAGATTGCCGAAAATACCCGCTTCCAGAATATGTACGATATTTGGCTGAAGGGTGATCACTATAAATGGCGTGCTATGCGCACTAATGGTGTTGCGGAGCGTTTGTGCACCGGTGATGCCTCTGACCGCGAAAAATTCGATGCCTGGGCGGCGACGGTGCCGCATACCATCGGCAACCCGCTTTATCATTGGACACACCTGGAACTGCGCCGCCCGTTTGGGATTACCGGTAAACTCCTTTCCCCCGCGACGGCAGATGAAATCTGGCAGCGTGGCAATCAGTTACTGGCGCAAGAGTCTTTTAGCGCGCGCGGCATCATGCAGCAGATGAAGGTGAAAATGGTCGGTACCACCGACGATCCGATCGACGATCTGCGCCATCATAAAGCGATTGCAGCTGACGGCAGTTTCGACATTAAAGTGTTGCCCAGCTGGCGGCCAGATAAAGCCTTTAACATTGAAGCTCCAGGGTTCAATGATTATATGCAGAAGCTTGAAGCCGCTGCGGATACGTCAATTCGCCGCTTCAGCGATCTGCGAGACGCGCTGAAAAAACGCATGGATCACTTTGCTGCGCACGGTTGCAAGGTGTCCGATCACGCTTTGGATGTGGTGGTCTACGGTGAAGCAGACGAAGCCACACTGGACTCTATCCTGGCGCAACGGCTCAGCGGTAAACTGCCGACGCCACAGCAAGTGGCGCAGTTCAAGACGGCCGTTCTGCTGTTCCTGGGGGCTGAATATCAGCGTCGTGAATGGGTGCAGCAGTATCACATTGGCGCACTGCGTAATAACAACAGCTTGATGTTTAACCGCATCGGCCCGGATATCGGCTTCGATTCCATTAACGATAGGCCGTTGGCCGAACCGCTGTCACGCTTGCTGGACGCCCAGGCCAAACAGGGGGCGTTGCCCAAAACCATCCTTTACTGCCTTAACCCACGCGATAACGAAGTGATCGGCACCATGGTCGGTAACTTCCAGGGGGAAGGAACGCCGGGCAAGATGCAGTTTGGTTCTGGCTGGTGGTTTAACGATCAGAAAGATGGCATGCAACGCCAGATGACCCAATTGGCCCAGCTCGGGCTGCTTAGCCGTTTTGTCGGTATGCTGACCGATAGCCGTAGTTTCCTATCTTATACTCGGCATGAATACTTCCGCCGCATCCTTTGCCAGATGATTGGCCGTTGGGTGGAACAGGGGGAGGCACCGGCAGACATCGCCTTGCTGGGTGAGATGGTAAAAAACATCTGTTTCGACAACGCTAAACACTATTTCGCAATCGAATTAGCGTAGTCACGGCTCAAGGTGGGTTTATGCAAAGCATCATAAAGATCCATGCAAAAGATAATGTGGCGGTCGCGCTGTGTGATTTGGCCGCCGGTGAGATGCCTCAATGGGATGGCCAGACGATCACGCTGGCGCAGGACGTGGCGCGAGGGCACAAGTTTGCGCTTGAGCCGATCGGTGTCGGTGATTCGATCGTCAAGTATGGTTTACCGATCGGCCATGCGTTGGTGGCTATTGCACCGGGTGAGCATATTCATTCACAAAACGCTAAAACCAACCTGAGCGATCTCGATAGCTATCAATATCAACCGGATTTCCAAACCCTACCGCCGCAAGCAGCCGATCGAGATGTGCAGATCTATCGGCGCAATAATGGTGAGGTCGGGATCCGTAACGAACTGTGGATCATCCCGACCGTCGGCTGTGTCAATGGCATTGCGCGCCAGATCCTGCAGCGCTTCGTGAAGGAAACCGAAGAGGCACCTGGAATTGATGGCGTGCATTTGTTCAGCCATCCCTTTGGCTGTTCTCAGCTCGGACAGGATCATGAGAATACGCGTACCATGTTGCAGAATATGGTGCGTCACCCGAATGCCGGGGCGGTGTTGGTCATTGGATTAGGGTGTGAAAACAATCAG
Coding sequences within it:
- the uxaC gene encoding glucuronate isomerase codes for the protein MATFLSDDFLLDSEFARRLYHDYAADQPIFDYHCHLPPQQIAENTRFQNMYDIWLKGDHYKWRAMRTNGVAERLCTGDASDREKFDAWAATVPHTIGNPLYHWTHLELRRPFGITGKLLSPATADEIWQRGNQLLAQESFSARGIMQQMKVKMVGTTDDPIDDLRHHKAIAADGSFDIKVLPSWRPDKAFNIEAPGFNDYMQKLEAAADTSIRRFSDLRDALKKRMDHFAAHGCKVSDHALDVVVYGEADEATLDSILAQRLSGKLPTPQQVAQFKTAVLLFLGAEYQRREWVQQYHIGALRNNNSLMFNRIGPDIGFDSINDRPLAEPLSRLLDAQAKQGALPKTILYCLNPRDNEVIGTMVGNFQGEGTPGKMQFGSGWWFNDQKDGMQRQMTQLAQLGLLSRFVGMLTDSRSFLSYTRHEYFRRILCQMIGRWVEQGEAPADIALLGEMVKNICFDNAKHYFAIELA
- a CDS encoding MFS transporter: MRKIKGLRWYMIGLVTVGTILGYLTRNAMSVAAPTLEGSLGITTQQYSYIVAAYSACYTLMQPVAGYVLDVLGTKIGYAMFAILWAVFCMGTALANSWAGLAMARGAVGMAEAAMIPAGLKASSEWFPAKERSIAVGYFNVGSSIGAMLAPPLVVWAIVAHSWEMAFIITGVLSLIWAICWLIFYKHPKDQKKLSTEERSYILDGQEAQHQTSNGKKMSAWQILRNRQFWGIALPRFLAEPAWGTFNAWIPLFMFKAYGFNLKEIAMFAWMPMLFADLGCILGGYLPPFFQKHFNVSLIVSRKLVVTLGAVLMIGPGMIGLFTSPYVAIALLCVGGFAHQALSGALITLSSDVFGRNEVATANGLTGMAAWTASTMFALVVGALADTMGFSPLFAALSVFDILAAIVIWTVLQNRPVAELEQERLRTAQASS
- a CDS encoding DedA family protein, with product MDIIKQLLDALWQQDFETLANPSLVWTLYVLLFMILFLENGLLPAAFLPGDSLLILVGVLVAKGTMNFPVTILILTTAASLGCWVSYIQGRWLGNTRTVQSWLSHLPAHYHQRAHNLFHRHGLSALLVGRFLAFVRTLLPTIAGLSGLNNARFQFFNWMSGLLWVLILVSVGFALGKTPMFRKYEDQLMFGLMMLPLVLLVVGLVGSLVVLWRKKRSGGQGKGA
- the exuR gene encoding transcriptional regulator ExuR; the protein is MEFTETRRLYQQLAAELKRRIEGGVYPVGDKLPAERYIAEEMNVSRTVVREAIIMLEVEGYVEVRKGSGIHVISNQQKNLVIPGDSIEFATAGPFELLQARQLIESNIAEFAATQVTKQDIVHLMEIQEQARKEDRFRDSQWDLKFHVQVALATQNTAMATIVEKMWVQRVNNPYWIKLHEHIDERSIASWCDDHDEILKALMRKDPHGAKLAMWQHLENTKQMLFNATTDDFEYNADRYLFAENPVIHLDNVASSIK